The following are encoded together in the Brassica napus cultivar Da-Ae chromosome A9, Da-Ae, whole genome shotgun sequence genome:
- the LOC106426972 gene encoding uncharacterized mitochondrial protein AtMg00300-like: MSKNLISLSLLDSKGFKYPGGDGVLSVYRGSYVILRGFIHGTLYLLEGSTVSSSANVAFPEVRKEDIDKLWHMRLGHMGERGMHILSKQDLLCSHKTKSLEFCEHCVFGRLHRKKFPKVVHKTKGMLDYIHSDCWGPSKVESLKDHRYFV; the protein is encoded by the coding sequence ATGTCCAAGAACTTGATATCACTTAGTCTTTTGGATAGCAAAGGTTTCAAGTATCCAGGTGGAGATGGAGTTCTGAGTGTCTACAGGGGTTCATATGTGATTCTCAGAGGTTTCATTCATGGTACTTTGTATTTACTAGAAGGTTCTACAGTTTCAAGTTCAGCAAATGTTGCATTTCCAGAGGTTCGCAAAGAAGATATTGACAAGTTGTGGCATATGAGGCTTGGACATATGGGCGAGCGTGGGATGCATATTCTGTCGAAGCAGGATCTTCTTTGTAGTCATAAGACCAAGAGCCTTGAGTTCTGTGAGCACTGTGTGTTTGGGAGGCTGCACAGAAAGAAGTTTCCTAAGGTTGTTCATAAAACAAAAGGCATGCTGGATTACATCCATTCAGATTGTTGGGGTCCCTCCAAGGTGGAGTCGCTGAAGGATCATAGGTATTTTGTGTAG
- the LOC106426983 gene encoding uncharacterized protein LOC106426983: protein MGSEHDHDENKQVSEEPLLEDENRDGEHKKILSEDIVIIHSETHSRSSSSSSSSSSYSSPPKHLPETDSPPVQVMDRDDNSNYDPGRIPSSVFETSKSNLQADWSCASNESLFSIHIGRNSFTVDAMKSGELYKSGELLAYSPELPMPPPPGKESDPLVESSAKVVDSDDDEKEQPPAVSWKTPTKSYRSNRSSNSTHSFSFPILAGAASDSASVETGEKKKQEKQSEETTKQPAEVENQKNSTMCGWFSWFPSCPSCCSLRSPCS from the exons ATGGGGTCAGAACATGATCACGATGAAAACAAACAAGTTTCAGAAGAACCTTTATTAGAAGATGAAAACCGAGATGGTGAGCATAAAAAGATCCTTTCAGAAGATATTGTAATCATCCACTCGGAAACACATTCAAGAtcctcctcttcatcatcttcatcttcttcgtaTTCATCGCCACCAAAACATCTACCAGAGACAGATTCACCTCCTGTTCAAGTAATGGACAGGGATGATAATAGCAACTATGACCCTGGCAGGATCCCATCTTCGGTTTTCGAGACAAGCAAATCGAATTTGCAAGCTGATTGGAGCTGCGCTTCGAATGAATCTCTCTTTAGTATTCATATAGGGAGAAACAGTTTCACTGTTGATGCCATGAAATCAGGTGAGCTCTACAAATCAGGAGAGTTGCTAGCTTATAGTCCTGAGCTTCCTATGCCGCCACCACCAGGAAAAGAATCAGACCCTTTAGTCGAGTCATCGGCGAAAGTTGTTGATTCAGATGATGATGAGAAAGAACAGCCTCCTGCTGTTTCTTGGAAAACTCCTACAAAGTCTTACCGTTCTAACCGGAGCTCAAACAGCACGCATTCCTTCTCTTTCCCCAT TTTAGCAGGAGCTGCAAGTGATTCAGCAAGTGTAGAAACAGgggaaaagaagaaacaagaaaagcaATCAGAAGAGACAACAAAACAACCAGCAGAAGTAGAAAACCAGAAGAATTCAACAATGTGTGGTTGGTTCTCATGGTTTCCTTCATGTCCTTCGTGTTGTTCTTTACGTTCTCCATGTTCTTGA
- the LOC106426953 gene encoding gamma-interferon-responsive lysosomal thiol protein: MRSSSSNKCVLFPCLFFACLLFTISEKLVAGESDKVKLNLYYESLCPGCQVFIVNYLVKIFDSDLHTVTDLKLVPFGNAKVSDNLTVTCQHGEEECKLNAIEACAIRTWPDSKKHYSFIRCVENDTTKWESCLKNSRSEKAINDCYNSDLPKTLILGYANMTLSLKPQHKYVPWVTLNSKPLNAESPDDFVAQICKAYKGKAALPKLCNSSAFSKSLESKVLKLQVSYADEARN, translated from the exons ATGCGTTCGTCTTCTTCAAACAAGTGTGTGTTGTTCCCATGTCTCTTCTTTGCTTGCCTTCTTTTCACAATTTCagagaaactcgtagctggggAATCCGACAAAGTGAAGCTCAATCTTTACTACGAATCACTCTGTCCCGGATGTCAGGTTTTTATCGTCAACTATCTGGTCAAAATCTTTGACTCTGATCTCCACACAGTCACCGACCTCAAGCTGGTTCCATTTGGTAACGCCAAAGTATCCGATAATCTGACCGTTACTTGCCAG CATGGTGAAGAGGAATGCAAACTAAACGCCATTGAAGCTTGCGCCATAAGAACTTGGCCCGATTCG AAAAAGCACTACTCGTTCATAAGGTGCGTTGAAAACGACACGACAAAGTGGGAATCATGTTTAAAGAACTCTAGGAGTGAAAAGGCCATCAATGATTGTTACAACAGTGATCTCCCTAAAACG CTCATACTTGGGTATGCAAACATGACTTTGAGTTTGAAACCGCAACATAAATACGTACCATGGGTTACACTCAACAGCAAACCACTC AACGCAGAAAGTCCTGATGATTTTGTTGCCCAAATTTGCAAAGCGTACAAAGGAAAGGCTGCTCTCCCAAAACTCTGCAACTCCTCTGCATTCTCTAAGTCGCTTGAGAGCAAAGTGCTGAAGCTTCAAGTCTCATATGCTGATGAAGCTAGGAATTAA